A region from the Candidatus Thorarchaeota archaeon genome encodes:
- a CDS encoding Lsm family RNA-binding protein: MAEVAATRAFNREIASVIGATIQVITNDGKTYTGTLKGVDQNTLSLVLADVVREDETRFPRIFIYGNSIVSFSVTEKEVSLEGLAKELEKVFPPGGVRFFPDTGVIVVMNKIRVTPEGVDGSGPLYERVAAIAKDWMEQHGLE; this comes from the coding sequence ATGGCAGAAGTCGCAGCAACTAGGGCGTTCAATCGTGAGATTGCATCCGTGATTGGAGCCACAATTCAGGTCATTACCAATGATGGAAAGACGTACACTGGTACCCTAAAGGGTGTGGATCAGAACACACTTAGTCTCGTGCTTGCAGATGTTGTGAGAGAGGATGAGACCCGTTTCCCGCGAATCTTCATCTACGGCAACAGCATCGTTTCATTCTCAGTGACTGAGAAAGAGGTCAGCCTTGAAGGCCTTGCTAAAGAACTCGAGAAAGTGTTCCCACCAGGAGGCGTGCGATTCTTCCCGGACACAGGCGTCATTGTCGTAATGAATAAGATCCGTGTCACTCCAGAGGGCGTGGATGGTTCAGGTCCCCTATATGAGAGGGTGGCGGCTATCGCAAAGGACTGGATGGAACAGCACGGTCTCGAATAA
- the ftsZ gene encoding cell division protein FtsZ — MKSFIDTAREHSRLERSSTSTRDVGQARIVVVGCGGGGNNTIRRLMTIGVQGAECIAINTDRQHLAVTPAHRKLLIGEKITRGLGAGGYPHVGQAAAEESSAQIAELIRDADLVFIASGMGGGTGTGSAPIVAEIAKKNDAIVVGVVTMPFSLERTRIDKAKAGLAKLQENADTVVVIDNQKLMELVPDLPLEEAFGIADEVLAGMVKGITETITLPSLINLDYADVRSIICNGGVALVGVGEASGENRAEAAIHNALESPLLEVEWAGATGALIHITGGPDMSLAEANRVGELVSNKMSTDAQVIWGARVDPRLSGVLRVMLILTGVKSPQLLARSKDASPVTSSTSSRSNLSALGLLRPTSSAGALDPRKIRADLRSIGKFPSSSQRTWEDRLKPPPRRTAPRGPQPSEEEEKRSLEDLGLRRLL, encoded by the coding sequence ATGAAATCCTTTATCGATACTGCACGGGAACATAGTCGTCTTGAGAGGTCTTCGACTTCTACAAGAGATGTTGGTCAAGCAAGAATCGTTGTTGTGGGGTGCGGTGGTGGCGGAAATAATACAATACGCCGTTTGATGACCATTGGTGTTCAAGGCGCGGAGTGCATTGCTATCAATACGGATCGCCAACATCTTGCAGTGACCCCTGCGCACAGGAAGCTATTGATTGGTGAAAAGATCACCCGCGGTCTAGGTGCTGGTGGCTACCCCCACGTGGGGCAGGCTGCTGCCGAAGAGTCGTCCGCTCAGATCGCCGAGTTAATCCGTGATGCGGACCTTGTCTTTATTGCATCTGGTATGGGTGGTGGCACTGGTACAGGGAGCGCCCCGATAGTTGCTGAGATCGCCAAGAAAAACGATGCCATTGTTGTCGGCGTAGTGACAATGCCTTTCAGTCTCGAACGGACTCGAATTGATAAGGCCAAGGCTGGGCTTGCTAAGCTTCAAGAGAACGCTGATACCGTGGTCGTTATTGATAATCAAAAACTAATGGAGCTGGTTCCAGATCTCCCCTTGGAGGAGGCCTTCGGTATTGCAGATGAGGTTCTTGCTGGGATGGTGAAAGGTATCACAGAGACCATCACGCTCCCCAGTCTTATCAACTTGGACTATGCTGATGTTCGCTCAATCATCTGTAATGGTGGTGTTGCCCTAGTTGGAGTGGGTGAGGCATCAGGTGAGAATCGTGCGGAGGCCGCTATTCATAATGCATTAGAGAGCCCACTTCTTGAAGTGGAATGGGCAGGGGCTACTGGTGCGTTGATTCATATCACAGGTGGTCCTGACATGTCCCTTGCAGAGGCTAACCGTGTGGGCGAGTTGGTCTCCAATAAAATGAGTACTGATGCTCAAGTCATCTGGGGGGCACGTGTTGATCCGCGCCTAAGTGGTGTATTACGAGTAATGTTAATTCTCACAGGTGTAAAGAGCCCTCAACTATTAGCTCGCTCTAAGGATGCCTCTCCGGTCACTTCTTCCACTTCAAGCCGGAGCAATCTCAGTGCACTTGGTCTACTCCGGCCCACTAGTTCTGCTGGTGCGCTCGACCCGCGAAAAATACGCGCGGATCTGCGGTCAATTGGTAAATTCCCCTCTTCATCACAGAGGACTTGGGAGGATCGGCTTAAACCGCCCCCTCGACGTACTGCACCTCGCGGGCCGCAGCCCTCAGAAGAGGAAGAGAAACGCAGTCTTGAAGATCTTGGACTTCGCAGGCTTCTATAG
- a CDS encoding ribbon-helix-helix domain-containing protein — protein MRLIAVHLPERIVDDIERLVQDGHYPNRSETIRIAIRDLLKRELWERRDIESVKLVEGTMR, from the coding sequence ATGCGTTTAATTGCCGTTCATTTACCTGAGCGAATCGTGGATGATATAGAGCGTCTTGTGCAAGATGGTCATTATCCTAACCGTTCAGAAACTATACGGATTGCCATCCGCGACCTGCTCAAACGAGAACTATGGGAACGCAGGGATATAGAATCAGTGAAACTTGTCGAGGGCACAATGCGATGA